A window of Streptomyces sp. Je 1-332 genomic DNA:
AGCGTTGCGGAGGCGGTAAGCATCACGATCGAGCGCGACCGGGCGGCCGCCGCGTGGGCCGCGGCGCTTCCGGTTGGCCTGCTGGTCAGCGGGTTCGAGGATGACCGCGCGGATTCCGCGCCTGCGCAAGTGGGCGCGGATCGCCCGAGATGAGTAGGCGCGGTCGGCGAGCACGGTGTCGGGACGGACACGAGGTCGACCGACTGGGCGCGGGACACGGATAGCGGCCATGACACGCTCGAACTGCGGTGCGTCACCCGCTTGTCCGGCGGTGACTACGAAAGCGATCGGGCGGCATCGGCCGTCGGCGGCCAGGTGGACTTTCGTGCTCAGTCCGCCGCGGGATCGGCCGAGAGCGTGGTCGTGCGGTTCACCGGCCGGAGCCCCCTTTTCGCGGCACCGGCGGCGTGCTGGTGGGCGCGGACGACCGTGGAATCGACGCCAACAAGCCAGTCCAGATCGCCATCCGCGTCCGCGCGGGCCTGCAAAGCGACGAGGACGCGGTGCCAGGTGCCATCGCGGGCCCAACGGGTGAACCGGTCAAACACCGTCTGCCAGGGAGGGCACTCGTCCGGCAAGTCACGCCAGGCGAGGTTGTTGCGGTACTTGAACGCCACCGCGTCGATGACCCGCCGGTGATCCGTCCACCGCCCGCCCCGACGAGGCGTCCGGTCCGGTAGTAGCGGCTCGATCAGTCTCCAATGGCCATCGCTCAGGCCCCCACGAACACTCACACCACACTAAAACGACCACCTGATCCACCAGACACGGCCTAGCTCCCCGGCGATGGCGCGGGCGATGAGGGTCGTGCCGCAGCCGGGCGGGCCGTACGGGAGCAGTCCGCCGCGCAGGCTCTTGCCGTACAGCTTGCGCAGTTCCGGGTTGCGCATCGGGGCCAGGAAGGAGGTTTCGAGGCGTTCCTTGACTTCCTGTATGCCGCCGACGTCGGCGAGTCGCACGGTGCCGGGCGCGCCATCTCCCATGCTGCGGCATCGCCGGGGTCGAGGTCGCCGCTGCCGTCGGCGGCCAGCGGCGCCTCGGCCGGGGACGGCGTGCTCTCGAGGAACCGGGGCGGGACGAGGTCGCCGACTTCCTCCTCGGCGGCCGTCCAGTCGAAGCCGTTCTGGGGCTGGTGCTGGGGAGGGGGCGCCCGGCTCTGCGGGGCAGGTGCGCCCATGGCGCTGGTCATGAGGTTGCGTACCTGCGCATCGGCCGGCGCGTGCTGCAGGGCGACAGCGGCTTCGGTGATCGCCGCGTCATTGTTGCCCTGCGTCCAGCAGCATGTCGGCGAGGTGTACGCGCAGCGGTACGTCGGCGGGGGCCGACGCGACGGCTGTGCGCAGGCTCTGGATCGGAGGGGATTCCTCCGGCATGGTCGATTCTCTGTGTTGGTGGTGGCTGGGGTGGTCCGGCGTTTGTTGTTCGTCCTGGTTCACCGAGGTGACCTGGTCGGCCCTGGAGTGGCCTTGAGGTGTTCGGTGAGCTGCTGGAGGGTGGTCCAGGCTTCGGCGTCTGTGTTGTCGCCCAAGGGGTAATGGAGTGCGGGGTGGCTGGTGGTGCCGAGCTGGGTGGGGCGGAGGTTGAGCGGTGGGCGGCGGGCGTGGGAGAGGCCGATGTCGTTTACCTCGGAGGGGCCCAGGGTGAACGCGGTGGGGATGGGCGGGGCCTCGAATTGCGGGGGGATGGTCAGGTCTCGGCGGGCGCGGCGTACGGAGGTGAGCATGGTGGTCAGGCCG
This region includes:
- a CDS encoding IS5 family transposase (programmed frameshift); translation: MSVRGGLSDGHWRLIEPLLPDRTPRRGGRWTDHRRVIDAVAFKYRNNLAWRDLPDECPPWQTVFDRFTRWARDGTWHRVLVALQARADADGDLDWLVGVDSTVVRAHQHAAGGREKGAPAGEPHDHALGRSRGGLSTKVHLAADGRCRPIAFVVTAGQAGDAPQFERVMAAIRVPRPVGRPRVRPDTVLADRAYSSRAIRAHLRRRGIRAVILEPADQQANRKRRGPRGGRPVALDRDAYRLRNAVERCINRLKQWRGIAMRTDKLATNYQAALHVAAIFLWLKP